From Parus major isolate Abel chromosome 1A, Parus_major1.1, whole genome shotgun sequence, the proteins below share one genomic window:
- the FAM83F gene encoding protein FAM83F has protein sequence MAESQVLLLDELHVNEKVTEAQARFYYSEEQRRALEALVTRGEAAYREALRKEQLRDFLSGRELQDLRGGWRGYDDPREGGKVARGPGGETLSLAYWPECSDTEVPPLDLGWTDKTFYRGISRVSLFTHPRKEESAPHLKEVVREMIQQAQKIIAVVMDVFTDRDIFRDIVDAAYKRWIPVYIILDEEGVKLFLEMCRCLDLGDLQIRNIRIRSVTGVGFYMPSGKIRGTLASRFLMVDGEKVATGSYSFTWTSSHIDRNILLVLTGQHVEMFDIEFRELYAISEEVNLYKELGIANPFLHGIGKPGFHSSTVARKFINPKYGLVAGATRGDMMLWASRHRQDNQGNMEKEETSESKKRLNQFLNDLVTLEQVFPEIDPPLENLNKLNRSPQKLLSRLHMDLKNKSKSRESIRDIKKEDAQTNAKQGKRFASGLFSRKAKRSPGSSIEANSFASEGHSGEDLGNMKLEYERLSIGHASVRSTGGNSGNLNPNSTMSDKNKQSTCVLS, from the exons ATGGCGGAgtcccaggtgctgctgctggacgAGCTGCACGTCAACGAGAAGGTGACGGAGGCCCAGGCTCGCTTCTACTACAGCGAGGAGCAGCGCCGAGCCCTGGAGGCGCTGGTGACCCGCGGCGAGGCCGCGTACCGGGAGGCgctgaggaaggagcagctccgCGATTTCCTCTCCGGCCGGGAGCTGCAGGACCTGCGGGGCGGCTGGCGGGGCTACGACGACCCCCGGGAGGGCGGCAAGGTGGCGCGGGGGCCCGGCGGCGAGACGCTCTCGCTGGCCTACTGGCCCGAGTGCTCGGACACCGAGGTGCCCCCGCTGGACTTGGGCTGGACCGACAAGACCTTCTACCGCGGCATCAGCCGGGTGTCCCTCTTCACGCACCCGCGCAAGGAGGAGAGCGCGCCGCACCTGAAGGAGGTGGTGCGGGAGATGATCCAGCAGGCGCAGAAG ATTATTGCAGTGGTCATGGATGTGTTTACGGACCGGGACATCTTCCGCGATATTGTTGATGCAGCGTATAAGCGCTGGATCCCAGTCTATATAATCCTAGATGAGGAGGGAGTGAAGCTCTTCCTGGAAATGTGCAGATGCCTTGACCTCGGTGACTTGCAGATCCGG AATATCCGCATACGCTCTGTGACAGGAGTTGGGTTCTACATGCCATCAGGGAAGATCAGAGGCACACTGGCATCCCGATTCCTGATGGTGGATGGTGAGAAGGTGGCCACTGGATCATACAG TTTCACATGGACTTCATCCCACATTGACAGAAACATCCTGCTAGTCTTGACAGGACAGCACGTGGAGATGTTTGACATTGAGTTTCGTGAGCTCTACGCCATCTCAGAGGAAGTTAATTTGTACAAGGAACTGGGTATTGCTAACCCATTCCTCCATGGAATTGGGAAGCCAGGCTTTCATTCCTCCACCGTGGCTCGGAAGTTCATTAACCCAAAGTATGGTTTAGTAGCAGGGGCAACCCGTGGTGATATGATGCTCTGGGCTTCACGGCACAGGCAAGACAATCAGGGAAACatggagaaagaggaaacaagTGAGTCAAAGAAACGGTTAAATCAGTTCCTGAATGACTTAGTCACATTGGAGCAAGTCTTCCCAGAAATAGATCCACCTCTGGAGAACTTGAACAAGCTGAATCGGAGCCCCCAGAAACTGTTGTCCCGGCTCCACATGgacctgaaaaataaatccaaatccAGAGAGTCTATTCGTGACATAAAGAAAGAAGATGCACAGACCAAtgcaaagcaaggaaaaaggTTTGCCAGTGGGCTTTTCAGTCGCAAGGCCAAGCGGTCTCCAGGGTCAAGCATTGAGGCCAATTCTTTTGCGAGTGAAGGACATTCAGGAGAAGACCTTGGGAACATGAAACTGGAGTATGAGAGGCTCAGCATTGGCCATGCTAGTGTTCGGAGCACTGGAGGCAACTCAG
- the GRAP2 gene encoding GRB2-related adapter protein 2 translates to MEAIAKFDFTASGEDELSFQAGDMLKILSSQEEWYKAELRSHEGYVPKNFIDFHVPPWFDEKISRHEAENLLMSKGVGCFIVRASQNSHGDFSISVRHEDDVQHFKVMRDSKGSYYLWTEKFQSLNKLVDYYKTTSISRQKQIFLRDNSQEEKERQGGSLEWIGQEGFHMGGAAGEDHSSISRRYVDHPIPILQQQQERYGGSLDRKDVMHRLRDHGQGSAGAMQRRHTDPLHQQTPRTLWVRALYDFEAMEHDELGFRSGDILEVLDSSNPSWWKGRLRGELGLFPANYVTPVLL, encoded by the exons ATTTTGAGCTCCCAGGAGGAGTGGTACAAGGCTGAGCTCAGAAGTCACGAGGGTTACGTTCCTAAGAACTTCATTGATTTCCACGTTCCCCC CTGGTTTGATGAGAAGATATCCCGCCACGAAGCAGAGAACCTTCTCATGAGCAAAGGAGTTGGCTGCTTCATCGTCCGAGCTAGTCAGAACTCTCACGGTGacttttccatctctgtcaG GCATGAAGATGATGTGCAACACTTCAAAGTGATGAGGGATTCAAAGGGTAGCTATTATTTGTGGACAGAAAAATTCCAGTCTCTAAACAAGCTGGTGGACTACTACAAGACAACTTCCATCTCCAGGCAGAAGCAGATCTTCCTAAGGGACAACAGCCAAGAAGAAAAG GAGAGGCAGGGTGGGAGCCTGGAATGGATTGGCCAGGAAGGATTCCACatgggaggagcagctggagaagatCATTCTTCTATATCCAGGAGATATGTAGATCATCCTATTCCCATACTGCAGCAGCAACAG gAAAGATATGGTGGGAGTCTGGACAGGAAAGATGTGATGCACAGGCTAAGGGATCATGGCCAAGGAAGTGCAGGAGCGATGCAACGGAGACACACAGACCCACTGCACCAGCAGACACCG CGAACGCTGTGGGTCCGTGCCTTGTACGACTTCGAGGCGATGGAGCACGATGAGCTGGGCTTCCGCAGCGGAGACATCTTAGAGGTCCTGGACAGCTCCAACCCATCCTGGTGGAAAGGGCGCCTGCGTGGGGAACTGGGTCTCTTCCCTGCCAACTACGTCAcgccagtgctgctgtga